The proteins below are encoded in one region of Aestuariivirga litoralis:
- a CDS encoding creatininase family protein: MVRLVFAFVFSVLLAVSARAEVLLENLTWTELRDAIGAGSTTVIVPIGGTEQSGPLIALGKHNARVSFLSAKIAEAAGQTLVAPVIAYVPEGNIDPPTEHMRFPGTLSVSHDTFIQLLKQTGQSLHHAGFTHIIFIGDHGGYQKDLSIAADALNAQWHGKGRALALLHYYDIAQQGYVDALRAAGIKDSEIGSHAGLADTSLQLATVPGMVRAERLQESGTYGEKDGIYGGHPLRSSAALGQKGVDLIIAGTVTEIRNFVAAR, translated from the coding sequence ATGGTCAGGCTGGTTTTCGCATTCGTATTTTCCGTTTTGCTTGCCGTATCGGCGCGGGCGGAAGTGCTGCTGGAAAATCTGACCTGGACTGAGCTGCGCGATGCGATTGGGGCGGGTTCAACCACGGTGATCGTGCCTATTGGCGGCACCGAACAGAGCGGGCCGCTGATCGCGCTGGGCAAACACAACGCGCGCGTTTCTTTCCTGAGTGCGAAGATTGCTGAAGCCGCAGGGCAGACGCTGGTGGCACCGGTGATTGCCTATGTGCCCGAAGGCAATATTGATCCGCCCACGGAGCATATGCGCTTTCCCGGCACGCTGAGCGTTAGTCACGACACCTTCATCCAGCTGCTCAAGCAGACTGGCCAGTCGCTGCACCATGCCGGCTTCACCCATATCATCTTCATCGGCGATCATGGCGGCTACCAGAAGGATCTGAGCATCGCAGCGGATGCCTTGAACGCGCAATGGCATGGCAAGGGCAGGGCGCTGGCGCTGCTCCACTATTACGACATAGCGCAGCAGGGTTATGTGGATGCACTGCGGGCCGCGGGGATAAAAGACAGCGAAATCGGCAGCCATGCAGGCCTTGCCGACACATCTCTGCAGCTTGCAACCGTGCCCGGCATGGTGCGCGCGGAGAGGTTGCAGGAATCAGGGACTTACGGAGAGAAGGACGGCATTTATGGGGGCCATCCGCTGCGGTCTTCAGCCGCTCTCGGGCAGAAAGGCGTTGACCTCATCATTGCGGGCACAGTAACCGAAATCCGTAACTTCGTGGCGGCGCGTTAA